From Humisphaera borealis, the proteins below share one genomic window:
- a CDS encoding DUF1501 domain-containing protein, with translation MNSNLQHARHLTRRHFLTKCNSGLGALALASLLGKTSPAQAASAKVLPYGPADMSRPMAVRPTMFAPKAKRVIYLHMSGSPPQHDLFDYKPLLTKLDRQPCPDEYIKGERFAFIKGHPKCLASPYKFDRVGDRGTFISELLPGIRTIADDMTIVRSMWTDQFNHAPAEMMLYTGNMRAGHASMGSWVTWGLGSENQDLPGFVVLVSGGTDPTAGKSVWSSGFLPSVFQGTQCRSKGEPILYANNPAGMDRDVRRRSLDALKELNEIEAKTFNDPETVTRINQFELAYRMQMAVPEVTDVSKEPQHVLDAYGAKPGDGSFASNCLLARKLVENGVRYVQLFDWGWDMHGTQNGDDLTTALPKKCKQVDQAASALIKDLKQRGLLDETLVVWGGEFGRTPMNEERGGSKLLGRDHHPHAFTIWMAGGGIKRGFDYGATDDLGYFVNEDKMTVRDLQATILHALGLDPHKLHYPHQGLNERLIGPTNEPKVHTKLFA, from the coding sequence ATGAACAGCAACCTTCAACACGCCCGCCACCTCACCCGCAGGCACTTCCTCACGAAGTGCAACTCCGGCCTCGGCGCGCTCGCGCTGGCTTCCCTTCTAGGCAAGACGTCGCCCGCGCAGGCGGCGAGTGCCAAGGTTCTGCCCTACGGCCCGGCCGACATGAGCCGTCCGATGGCGGTGCGGCCGACGATGTTCGCGCCCAAGGCCAAGCGCGTCATCTACTTGCACATGTCCGGCTCGCCGCCGCAGCATGACCTGTTTGACTACAAGCCCCTGCTGACAAAGCTAGACCGCCAACCCTGCCCCGACGAGTACATCAAGGGCGAGCGCTTCGCATTCATCAAAGGCCATCCCAAGTGCTTGGCGAGCCCTTACAAGTTCGACCGCGTCGGCGACCGTGGCACGTTTATCAGCGAACTACTTCCCGGTATTCGCACCATCGCCGACGACATGACCATCGTCCGCTCGATGTGGACCGACCAGTTCAACCATGCCCCGGCCGAGATGATGCTGTACACCGGCAACATGCGGGCCGGCCATGCCTCGATGGGCTCGTGGGTAACGTGGGGCCTGGGCAGCGAGAACCAGGATCTGCCCGGCTTCGTCGTGCTCGTCTCCGGCGGAACCGATCCGACGGCGGGCAAGAGCGTCTGGAGCAGCGGCTTCCTGCCCAGCGTGTTCCAGGGCACGCAGTGCCGCAGCAAAGGCGAACCGATCTTGTACGCCAATAACCCCGCCGGCATGGACCGCGACGTCCGCCGGCGATCGCTCGACGCACTGAAGGAACTGAACGAGATCGAGGCCAAGACCTTCAACGACCCCGAAACCGTCACACGCATCAACCAGTTTGAACTGGCGTATCGCATGCAGATGGCTGTCCCGGAAGTGACCGACGTCTCAAAAGAGCCACAGCACGTACTCGACGCCTATGGCGCCAAACCCGGCGACGGCAGCTTCGCCAGCAACTGCCTGCTGGCTCGCAAGCTCGTCGAGAATGGCGTTCGCTACGTTCAGCTCTTTGACTGGGGCTGGGACATGCACGGCACCCAGAACGGCGACGACCTCACGACAGCTCTGCCGAAAAAGTGCAAGCAGGTCGATCAGGCGGCATCAGCGCTGATCAAGGATCTCAAGCAGCGCGGCCTGCTTGACGAAACACTCGTCGTCTGGGGCGGTGAGTTCGGTCGAACTCCCATGAACGAAGAGCGCGGCGGCAGCAAACTCCTCGGCCGCGACCACCACCCCCATGCGTTCACCATCTGGATGGCCGGCGGCGGTATCAAGCGCGGTTTCGACTACGGCGCGACCGACGACCTCGGCTACTTCGTCAACGAAGACAAGATGACCGTTCGAGACCTGCAGGCGACAATCCTGCACGCGCTGGGACTGGACCCACACAAGCTGCACTATCCGCACCAGGGCTTAAACGAGCGTCTCATCGGACCAACTAACGAGCCCAAGGTACACACGAAGTTGTTCGCCTAG
- a CDS encoding DUF1553 domain-containing protein encodes MTATSARFLALLILATASTAAGADQPVDFVRDIKPIFEVRCYDCHGAAKQKGGIRLDAPVSLKGGDSGSPLFTPGDPAKSHLLKLVRSDDPDEVMPPKGDRLSAPQIDLLTRWIQQGGNWPQTVVTAKPKLKHWSFNAPVRPPVPQAAIGPARNPIDQFILARLEKEGLKPSPEADKHALIRRVTFALIGLPPTPAEVDAFIADKSPDAYEKVVDRLLAAPQFGERWARTWLDLARYADSKGYGSDPLRFTIHPYRDWVISAFNQNKPYDTFTVEQLAGDLLPNPTIDQLVATAFHRNTMTNTEGGTDDEEFRVAAIKDRTDVTFQVWMGLTMGCAQCHTHKFDPITNREYYSAMAFFNQSEDADRADDSPTIPVPSADDLDRQKSLEDQIAKLEAGLKDSAEVAAAQAKWEKAQSDPESGWTTLKIASAKSAGGATLTSQPDGSILASGTLPKTDTYTVVAEGMTKGITAFRIEALTDDSLPSKGPGRAGNGSFILNELKIAASPVAEDAAVKITGRYVRIELSKKPHLALAEVQVLSGTENIARKGKAKQSTTGYGGKAELAIDGNTDGDFYGGKSVSHTGEGDNNPWWEVDLGSEQPIDRVVIWNRTDGNVVRRLADFKLSVLNADRVMTWGETISKAPSPSASYGPGKQQDVALANASATYEQPTESGWTAAKAIDGNPAANSGWAIGGQTGRRQVAVFEAPSVPHFAGGTRLTFSLVQNFDTGALGRFRLSATTQPRPVRVLPNDVSAVLAIAPAKRSPEQSQRLRDHYLAINAGTLKEHAKIADLRKQLAALKPSRVAIMRDLPADKQRQSTILIKGNFLQKGEPVSPGVLGAFHSLPANAPANRLGLAKWIVSRDNPLTARVQVNRIWASFFGTGLVETQEDFGEMGTPPSHPELLDWLAVEFMEPTVGGSGTPWDMKRLMRLIVTSQTYRQSAKVDPELLEKDPGNRLLARMPRQRLEAEMVRDQALAVSGLLSTKMFGPSVYPPQPEGMWQAAFNGERTYPTSKGEDRYRRGVYVFWRRTVPYPSMQTFDAPSREVCTIRRIHTSTPLQAFVTMNDPVYVECSQALGRRLIKDGGETPEARIRFGLELILQRPASAEQIKPLAKLYQSELSHFLQDADDAKKLSSDPIGPLPAGMTPAEAAAWTVIANVMLNLDGAMTR; translated from the coding sequence ATGACTGCGACCTCCGCCCGCTTTCTCGCCCTGCTCATCCTTGCAACGGCCTCGACGGCCGCCGGTGCCGACCAGCCCGTGGACTTTGTCCGCGACATCAAGCCGATTTTCGAAGTACGCTGTTACGACTGCCATGGCGCCGCCAAGCAGAAGGGCGGCATCCGGCTCGACGCCCCGGTCTCTCTCAAAGGCGGAGACTCCGGCTCTCCCCTTTTCACCCCCGGCGACCCGGCCAAAAGTCATCTCCTCAAGCTCGTCCGCTCCGACGATCCCGACGAAGTCATGCCACCCAAAGGCGATCGGCTGTCGGCCCCGCAGATCGACCTGCTGACGCGATGGATTCAGCAGGGTGGAAACTGGCCTCAAACCGTCGTCACGGCCAAACCGAAGCTGAAGCACTGGTCATTCAATGCGCCCGTTCGGCCCCCGGTGCCGCAGGCGGCGATCGGGCCTGCGCGCAATCCGATCGATCAGTTCATCCTCGCTCGCCTGGAAAAAGAAGGGCTCAAGCCGTCACCCGAGGCGGACAAGCACGCGTTGATTCGCCGGGTCACGTTCGCGTTGATCGGCCTGCCCCCTACACCCGCCGAGGTTGACGCTTTCATCGCCGACAAATCGCCCGATGCCTATGAGAAGGTCGTGGACCGGCTTCTCGCCGCACCGCAATTCGGCGAACGCTGGGCCCGCACCTGGCTCGACCTCGCCCGCTATGCCGACAGCAAGGGCTACGGCTCCGACCCGCTGCGGTTCACAATCCATCCCTACCGCGACTGGGTCATCAGCGCGTTCAACCAGAATAAGCCTTACGACACATTCACCGTCGAACAGCTCGCCGGCGATCTGCTCCCGAACCCGACCATCGATCAGCTCGTCGCGACGGCGTTTCATCGCAACACGATGACCAACACCGAAGGCGGCACCGACGACGAAGAGTTCCGCGTCGCCGCCATCAAGGACCGCACCGACGTCACCTTCCAGGTCTGGATGGGGCTGACGATGGGCTGCGCCCAGTGCCATACGCACAAGTTCGACCCGATCACCAATCGCGAGTACTACTCGGCGATGGCGTTCTTCAACCAGTCGGAAGACGCGGACCGGGCCGATGATTCGCCGACCATCCCCGTCCCCTCCGCCGACGACCTGGATCGCCAGAAGTCGCTCGAAGACCAGATCGCCAAACTGGAGGCCGGCCTCAAGGACTCCGCCGAAGTCGCCGCCGCCCAGGCGAAATGGGAGAAGGCGCAGTCTGACCCCGAGTCCGGCTGGACGACGCTCAAGATCGCTTCGGCCAAAAGCGCCGGCGGCGCGACGCTGACATCGCAACCGGACGGTTCGATCCTCGCCAGCGGCACATTGCCCAAGACCGACACCTACACGGTCGTTGCCGAAGGCATGACCAAGGGCATCACGGCATTCCGCATTGAGGCGCTGACAGACGATTCTCTGCCGTCCAAGGGCCCCGGGCGGGCCGGCAACGGCTCGTTCATCCTCAATGAACTCAAAATCGCCGCTTCGCCAGTCGCCGAGGACGCCGCCGTCAAAATCACCGGCCGCTACGTTCGCATCGAGCTTTCCAAGAAGCCGCACCTGGCTTTGGCCGAGGTGCAGGTACTCTCCGGCACCGAGAATATCGCGCGAAAAGGGAAGGCAAAGCAGTCCACCACCGGTTACGGCGGCAAGGCAGAGTTGGCGATCGACGGCAATACCGACGGAGACTTCTACGGCGGAAAGAGCGTCAGCCATACCGGGGAAGGCGACAACAATCCCTGGTGGGAAGTCGACCTCGGCTCCGAACAGCCCATCGACCGCGTCGTGATCTGGAATCGCACCGACGGCAACGTCGTCCGGCGATTGGCGGACTTCAAGCTGTCGGTGCTGAACGCCGACCGCGTCATGACCTGGGGCGAAACGATCTCCAAGGCCCCGAGCCCGTCCGCCAGCTACGGCCCCGGCAAGCAGCAGGACGTCGCACTGGCCAACGCCTCGGCAACGTACGAGCAGCCCACCGAATCCGGCTGGACCGCCGCCAAGGCGATCGACGGCAACCCGGCGGCGAATTCCGGCTGGGCGATCGGCGGCCAGACCGGCCGGCGCCAGGTGGCGGTGTTTGAAGCACCGTCGGTTCCGCATTTCGCCGGCGGAACCCGGCTCACCTTCTCACTTGTTCAGAACTTCGACACCGGCGCGCTCGGCCGCTTCCGTCTGTCGGCGACCACCCAGCCGCGGCCGGTGCGAGTCCTGCCGAACGACGTGTCGGCGGTATTGGCGATCGCCCCCGCCAAGCGATCGCCGGAGCAAAGCCAACGCCTTCGCGATCATTACCTCGCGATCAATGCAGGCACGCTAAAGGAACACGCGAAGATCGCCGACCTTCGAAAGCAGCTGGCCGCGTTGAAGCCGTCGCGCGTCGCGATCATGCGCGACCTTCCGGCGGATAAGCAGCGGCAGTCGACGATCCTCATCAAGGGCAACTTCCTTCAGAAGGGCGAGCCGGTTTCCCCCGGCGTGCTGGGCGCGTTTCACTCATTGCCCGCCAACGCACCGGCCAATCGGCTGGGCTTGGCGAAGTGGATCGTTTCCAGGGACAACCCCCTGACCGCCCGCGTGCAGGTCAATCGCATTTGGGCTTCGTTCTTCGGAACAGGCCTGGTCGAGACACAGGAAGACTTCGGCGAGATGGGCACACCGCCCAGCCACCCGGAGTTGCTCGACTGGCTCGCCGTCGAGTTCATGGAGCCGACGGTCGGCGGATCGGGCACGCCTTGGGATATGAAGCGGCTGATGCGGCTGATCGTGACCAGCCAAACCTACCGTCAGAGCGCCAAGGTTGATCCCGAACTGCTCGAGAAGGATCCGGGTAACCGGCTTCTCGCCCGTATGCCGCGTCAACGGCTCGAAGCCGAGATGGTTCGCGACCAGGCGCTGGCCGTCAGCGGCTTGCTGAGCACGAAGATGTTCGGCCCCAGCGTCTACCCGCCGCAACCGGAGGGCATGTGGCAGGCGGCGTTCAACGGCGAACGAACCTACCCGACCAGCAAGGGTGAAGACCGCTATCGTCGGGGCGTCTACGTCTTCTGGCGGCGAACGGTCCCTTATCCGAGCATGCAGACCTTCGACGCCCCCAGCCGAGAGGTCTGCACCATCCGCCGAATCCACACGAGTACGCCGTTGCAGGCGTTCGTGACGATGAACGATCCGGTCTACGTCGAATGCAGCCAGGCGCTTGGCCGACGGCTGATCAAAGACGGTGGTGAGACGCCGGAGGCCCGCATTCGTTTCGGCCTGGAGCTGATCCTGCAGCGACCCGCATCCGCCGAGCAGATCAAGCCGCTGGCAAAGCTTTACCAGTCGGAGCTGTCGCACTTCCTTCAGGACGCCGACGACGCGAAAAAGCTCTCGAGTGATCCCATCGGACCCTTGCCGGCAGGAATGACACCGGCCGAAGCCGCGGCATGGACGGTCATCGCGAATGTGATGTTGAATTTGGATGGCGCAATGACGCGTTAA
- a CDS encoding glycosyltransferase has translation MSAEPISTPQVAAFGPPVSVVILTKDEEANIEDCLRSCAWCDDVHVLDSGSKDRTTEIAARLGATVHYHPFTSFGEQRNWAIDNIEHKYDWVFHLDADERFTPDLVEELQSTIAREPDDAGFYVPHKLMFMGRWLRYAEGGYPIYQMRFFHRERMRFRDYGHGQREATDGRIGILHRPYLHFNISKGLDDWIDKHNHYSALEASETFALLSGKPTTSYSAFGNAIERRRFLKSRVYPKLPGTWFGRFVWMYFLRFGFLDGKAGLQYCLLMSSYDLFTSLKLSELQRKAKGNQERLPQPAVTADQIRPSPRATVGSERADKPDNGHPRPTSVVPSVGEREGMSFGQKEESPWSMREKIGRVVWMFVQGTLFRHSFHNWYMLRRMMLRCFGAKVGRNVRVRPTVRVEIPWHLELADDVSVGDFAILYSLGRIRIGRGTTISQYAHLCAGTHDYTKPQFPLICPPITIGQDVWVAADSFIGPNVTVGDHAIVGARATVVRDVPAAQIFGGNPARFLKHRQMSVPVAEQSPAAEPDR, from the coding sequence TTGTCCGCCGAGCCCATCTCCACGCCGCAGGTCGCCGCCTTCGGACCTCCCGTCTCGGTCGTGATTCTCACGAAGGACGAAGAAGCCAACATCGAAGACTGCCTGCGATCGTGCGCTTGGTGCGACGACGTCCACGTGCTGGACAGTGGCTCGAAGGATCGAACCACGGAGATCGCGGCACGGCTCGGGGCTACCGTTCACTATCACCCATTCACGTCATTCGGCGAACAGCGGAACTGGGCAATTGACAACATCGAGCACAAGTACGATTGGGTGTTTCACCTCGACGCCGACGAACGATTCACGCCGGATCTTGTCGAAGAACTGCAGTCCACGATCGCCCGCGAGCCCGATGATGCGGGGTTTTACGTCCCGCACAAGCTGATGTTCATGGGGCGGTGGCTCCGCTACGCCGAGGGGGGATATCCGATCTACCAGATGCGGTTCTTTCACCGCGAACGGATGCGGTTCAGGGATTACGGGCATGGCCAGCGGGAAGCGACCGATGGTCGGATTGGCATCCTGCATCGACCTTACCTGCACTTCAATATCAGCAAGGGGCTGGATGACTGGATCGACAAGCACAATCACTACTCGGCGCTGGAGGCGAGCGAAACGTTCGCATTGCTGTCGGGAAAACCGACCACGAGCTACTCGGCGTTCGGTAACGCGATCGAGCGTCGTAGGTTTCTGAAGTCCCGCGTCTACCCGAAACTTCCTGGCACCTGGTTCGGGCGCTTCGTCTGGATGTACTTTTTGCGGTTCGGATTCCTCGACGGCAAGGCCGGTTTGCAATACTGCCTGCTGATGAGCAGCTATGACCTGTTCACAAGCCTGAAGCTTTCCGAATTGCAACGCAAGGCCAAAGGCAACCAGGAGCGATTGCCTCAGCCGGCGGTAACCGCTGACCAAATCCGGCCGTCGCCGCGAGCGACCGTTGGCAGCGAGCGCGCGGACAAACCGGACAACGGTCATCCGCGACCGACAAGCGTGGTTCCATCCGTCGGTGAACGTGAGGGGATGTCATTCGGACAGAAGGAAGAGAGTCCCTGGTCCATGCGAGAAAAGATCGGCCGGGTCGTCTGGATGTTCGTCCAGGGAACGTTGTTCCGCCATTCGTTCCATAACTGGTACATGCTCCGCAGGATGATGCTCCGTTGCTTCGGCGCGAAGGTGGGGAGGAATGTCCGCGTACGTCCCACCGTACGAGTTGAGATACCCTGGCACCTGGAACTGGCCGATGACGTGTCCGTCGGCGACTTTGCGATTCTGTACTCGCTCGGTCGGATACGGATCGGCCGGGGGACGACGATCAGCCAGTACGCCCACCTCTGCGCCGGCACACACGATTACACCAAGCCGCAGTTCCCGCTGATTTGTCCGCCGATCACGATCGGGCAGGATGTGTGGGTGGCGGCGGATTCGTTCATCGGCCCGAACGTAACGGTGGGGGACCACGCCATTGTGGGTGCCAGGGCGACCGTCGTCAGGGATGTGCCCGCGGCCCAGATTTTTGGCGGAAATCCAGCGAGATTCCTCAAGCACCGGCAGATGTCGGTGCCGGTGGCCGAGCAGTCGCCGGCGGCAGAGCCGGATCGATAA
- a CDS encoding right-handed parallel beta-helix repeat-containing protein, producing the protein MSVSMQGGYTVVTPASDTRIVYVSSSQGSDSNNGLSASSPVRSIGAAKALLRDGVGDQMLLKKGDIWNEGLGYWKISGRSPDQPALIGAYGEGDRPEVRNSSGYAFGAGTPSNRLHDVIVQGVRMYAAQRDPNNPLYNKSVKASGVYLAGNIENLTFEDISVEYYTDNFVASTFYPYFKNLVIRKSNLSNAYSDWGSHSQGAYIEGVDGILLEGNTFDHNGWNEQIPSAGATIFNHNAYIQGISKNLVARGNIFANSSSHGLQARPGGIVEDNLFLNNPIGMSYGLVNGSGPLVPGGVTGKIANNVFVGGRNIGSQARGIGIELSNIKPGAGFMMEKNIFTQSYAGGVFAAINLSTNNNQNNGELAAGINDLTLKDNIVYKWQRGIWVDPALRSGGTGPYAVNNLNFLNNDFQEIKLTNVLYHGIAVKAGNETFAGNRYHLQNVGGAPVYMDGKGYDLGTWFNSYEATGQAVKANYVDPERDAKSYSATLGGAGTNEDFLAKARANRKDNFNPAYTASLANSYIRAGFVDRGDSSPAIPTDYVPPVSEVPPTIDTPVETPTPTPTPVEPTLPPPPPPPASNPTTETPTTSPGYHTVVGADGKIKVIWDNNAPVPTEPTPTEPVPEPEQNAPDVVYTQPSTPGTIVYAGGYWYIS; encoded by the coding sequence ATGTCGGTATCGATGCAGGGTGGCTACACCGTAGTGACGCCAGCCAGCGATACGCGAATCGTGTACGTCTCCAGTTCCCAGGGTAGCGACAGCAACAACGGTCTGAGCGCCAGCAGCCCGGTACGGAGTATCGGCGCCGCCAAGGCACTGCTCCGCGACGGCGTCGGCGACCAGATGCTGCTGAAGAAAGGCGACATCTGGAACGAGGGCCTGGGCTACTGGAAGATCAGCGGCCGTTCCCCCGACCAGCCCGCGCTCATCGGCGCCTACGGCGAAGGCGACCGGCCCGAAGTCCGGAACTCTTCCGGCTACGCCTTTGGCGCCGGCACACCCAGCAATCGCCTGCACGACGTCATCGTTCAGGGCGTCCGGATGTACGCCGCCCAGCGCGACCCGAACAATCCGTTGTACAACAAGTCGGTCAAGGCGAGCGGGGTCTATCTCGCCGGCAACATCGAGAACCTCACTTTTGAGGACATTTCGGTCGAGTACTACACCGACAACTTCGTCGCCTCCACGTTCTATCCGTATTTCAAGAACCTGGTGATCCGCAAGTCGAACCTGTCCAACGCCTACTCCGACTGGGGTAGCCACTCGCAGGGCGCGTACATCGAAGGCGTCGACGGCATCCTTCTCGAAGGCAACACCTTTGACCACAACGGCTGGAACGAGCAGATCCCCTCGGCCGGCGCGACGATCTTCAACCACAACGCCTATATCCAGGGCATCAGTAAAAACCTGGTCGCACGGGGCAATATCTTCGCCAACTCGTCGAGCCACGGCCTTCAGGCCCGGCCCGGCGGTATCGTCGAGGACAACCTGTTCCTCAACAACCCGATCGGCATGTCCTACGGGCTGGTCAACGGCTCGGGCCCGCTGGTCCCCGGTGGCGTGACGGGCAAGATCGCCAACAACGTTTTCGTCGGCGGCCGCAACATCGGGTCGCAGGCTCGTGGCATCGGTATCGAACTGTCCAACATCAAGCCGGGCGCCGGCTTCATGATGGAAAAGAACATCTTCACCCAGAGCTATGCCGGTGGGGTGTTCGCCGCGATCAACCTCAGCACGAACAACAATCAGAACAATGGCGAACTGGCCGCCGGCATCAACGACCTGACGCTGAAGGACAACATTGTCTACAAGTGGCAGCGCGGTATCTGGGTGGACCCCGCCCTTCGCAGTGGCGGCACCGGCCCTTACGCCGTCAATAACCTCAACTTCCTGAACAACGACTTCCAGGAGATCAAGCTCACCAACGTCCTGTATCACGGCATCGCCGTGAAGGCTGGCAACGAAACGTTCGCCGGCAACCGCTACCATCTCCAGAACGTCGGCGGAGCACCGGTTTACATGGACGGCAAGGGGTACGACCTGGGCACCTGGTTCAACTCGTACGAAGCGACCGGCCAGGCCGTCAAAGCCAATTACGTCGATCCCGAGCGAGATGCCAAGTCGTACAGCGCCACGCTCGGCGGTGCTGGCACCAACGAAGACTTCCTGGCCAAGGCCCGGGCCAATCGCAAGGACAATTTCAACCCGGCGTACACCGCCTCTCTGGCAAACAGCTACATCCGCGCCGGCTTCGTGGACCGCGGCGATTCGTCGCCGGCCATCCCCACCGACTACGTTCCGCCGGTCAGCGAGGTTCCGCCGACGATCGATACGCCGGTCGAAACACCGACGCCCACACCGACCCCGGTCGAGCCGACGCTGCCGCCACCTCCCCCGCCGCCGGCCTCCAATCCGACGACGGAAACACCGACGACCAGCCCCGGCTACCACACCGTCGTTGGTGCCGACGGCAAGATCAAGGTCATCTGGGACAACAACGCCCCCGTTCCGACCGAGCCCACGCCAACGGAACCCGTCCCCGAGCCCGAGCAGAACGCACCGGACGTCGTTTACACTCAGCCGTCCACCCCCGGCACGATCGTTTATGCCGGCGGCTATTGGTACATCTCGTAG
- a CDS encoding carbon-nitrogen family hydrolase: MPTIACIQFDMAWENKPANYQTVAEMVRSANLAPGSLLVVPEMFATGFSMNATGIVEPVRGPTHDFLASLARQHQLFVLGGVVQPGPTGTWPALNGRPRNEAIAISPDGQLLARYAKMHPFTLGGEKDHYAAGDEIVQFEWQGLKVTPFICYDLRFPELFRRAAKLGTDLFVVIASWPAPRTHHWTTLLQARAIENQAFVIGNNRCGSDPKLTYDGRSLVIDYAGTILADGGTTPSVVTAAINPEAMRSWRTKMPFLADMRDDL, translated from the coding sequence ATGCCGACCATTGCCTGCATTCAGTTCGACATGGCCTGGGAAAACAAGCCAGCCAACTATCAAACCGTCGCCGAGATGGTGCGTTCGGCGAACCTTGCGCCTGGATCGCTCCTGGTGGTACCGGAGATGTTCGCGACCGGCTTCAGCATGAACGCCACGGGTATCGTCGAACCCGTGCGCGGCCCGACCCACGACTTTCTTGCCTCGCTCGCGCGGCAACACCAGCTCTTCGTTCTCGGCGGCGTGGTGCAACCAGGTCCGACCGGAACCTGGCCGGCGCTTAACGGACGTCCGCGGAACGAGGCAATCGCGATCAGCCCAGACGGGCAGTTGCTCGCCCGTTATGCAAAGATGCACCCCTTCACGCTGGGTGGTGAGAAGGACCATTACGCCGCCGGCGACGAGATTGTGCAATTCGAGTGGCAAGGCCTGAAGGTGACGCCGTTCATCTGTTACGACCTGCGTTTTCCCGAGCTGTTCCGCCGCGCTGCAAAGCTGGGGACCGATTTGTTCGTGGTGATCGCGTCGTGGCCGGCACCGCGAACCCATCACTGGACGACCCTGTTGCAGGCCCGTGCCATCGAGAACCAGGCGTTTGTGATCGGCAATAACCGCTGCGGCTCCGATCCTAAACTGACCTATGACGGCCGGAGCCTCGTCATCGATTACGCCGGCACAATTCTCGCCGATGGCGGCACAACCCCGTCAGTCGTCACCGCGGCGATCAACCCGGAAGCCATGCGAAGCTGGCGGACTAAGATGCCCTTCCTGGCCGATATGCGTGACGACCTCTGA
- a CDS encoding fructosamine kinase family protein: MLRQVVHDWAGSDAELSEAVPLAGGSINTTLLLTLKDGGRAVLKITPHRVDRAYEDEVLQLDLLRSAGVPTPQVHNLHNGSLEQPFSYLIMQFVEGVDLNAARGRCSPEQFDNLQRDLADLMLRLHAIEGPGFMRVSKRQVAQFDSWPAFYRDVFDLIWTEVAKTTVLPIKLRKVVHKLHDRLDRFLVYDGTPRLLHWDVWATNLLAAADGEGRWTIAAMLDPNCKYGCPEAELAYMDLFHTATPVFFKSYQAERRLPAEYHQVRKPIFQLYSLLNHVRLFGGDYARAVCAQAEKVATLL; encoded by the coding sequence ATGCTTCGTCAAGTCGTTCACGACTGGGCCGGTAGTGACGCCGAGCTATCGGAGGCGGTTCCGCTGGCGGGCGGGTCGATCAACACCACATTACTGTTGACGCTGAAAGACGGTGGGCGGGCCGTCCTGAAGATCACGCCGCACCGCGTCGATCGGGCCTACGAAGACGAAGTCCTCCAACTGGACCTCCTGCGCAGCGCCGGCGTGCCCACCCCGCAGGTGCACAATCTCCACAACGGTTCGCTCGAACAGCCCTTCAGCTATCTGATCATGCAATTCGTTGAAGGCGTCGATCTGAACGCCGCCCGCGGCCGTTGCAGCCCCGAGCAGTTCGACAACCTGCAGCGAGATCTGGCCGACCTCATGCTGCGGCTTCACGCGATTGAGGGGCCGGGCTTCATGCGCGTCTCGAAGCGACAGGTCGCACAGTTCGACAGTTGGCCGGCATTTTACCGAGACGTTTTCGACCTGATCTGGACGGAGGTCGCGAAGACGACGGTTCTTCCGATCAAGCTACGGAAAGTCGTCCATAAGCTGCACGACCGCCTCGACCGGTTCCTGGTCTATGACGGTACGCCGAGGCTGCTCCACTGGGATGTCTGGGCGACCAATTTGCTTGCCGCCGCCGACGGTGAGGGACGATGGACCATCGCGGCGATGCTCGATCCCAACTGCAAGTATGGCTGTCCTGAGGCGGAACTGGCGTACATGGATCTTTTCCATACGGCTACGCCGGTCTTCTTCAAAAGCTATCAGGCGGAGCGGCGGCTACCCGCCGAGTATCACCAGGTGCGCAAGCCCATTTTTCAGCTCTACAGCCTGCTGAACCATGTGCGGCTGTTCGGAGGCGACTATGCCCGCGCGGTGTGCGCGCAGGCAGAGAAGGTCGCAACACTGCTGTAG